Proteins from one Faecalibacterium sp. I3-3-33 genomic window:
- a CDS encoding D-isomer specific 2-hydroxyacid dehydrogenase family protein, giving the protein MAVKVFFYTLRPYDEQGILEDLAKQRGIEYGYTEAYPTMENAQLAAGYDAVSLTPCDMSAPMLQRFHDLGVKAVCCRSIGYDHVDLEKARELGMKVSNVDYPPNGVANFAIMLMLMSLRKAGHILKRGELQDYSLKGKIGRDISNCTVGVIGTGRIGQTVLKHLSGFGCELLAYDLYQNDEVKKIAKYVPLETLLAESDVITLHTNATEENHHLLNAEAFAKMKPGVTIVNTARGKLIDSDALLAALESGQVGAAGLDVLENENGLYYYDRMGDVIPNPELAALRAMPNVILTDHTAFYTYEDVKSMVRGVLESAAAFAEGSPTRHDVTDR; this is encoded by the coding sequence ATGGCAGTCAAAGTGTTTTTCTATACTCTGCGCCCCTACGATGAACAGGGCATCTTGGAGGATCTGGCAAAGCAGCGGGGCATTGAGTACGGCTATACCGAGGCGTATCCTACCATGGAGAACGCCCAGCTGGCCGCAGGCTACGATGCGGTATCGCTGACCCCCTGTGATATGAGCGCACCCATGCTGCAGCGCTTTCACGACCTTGGGGTAAAGGCGGTCTGCTGCCGCTCCATCGGCTACGACCATGTGGATCTGGAAAAGGCCCGGGAGCTGGGCATGAAGGTGTCCAACGTGGATTATCCCCCCAATGGCGTGGCGAACTTTGCCATTATGCTGATGCTGATGAGCCTGCGCAAGGCGGGGCATATCCTCAAGCGCGGTGAGCTGCAGGACTACTCCCTGAAGGGCAAGATCGGCCGTGACATCTCCAACTGCACCGTGGGCGTTATCGGCACGGGGCGCATCGGGCAGACCGTGCTGAAGCACCTGTCCGGTTTTGGCTGCGAGCTGCTGGCTTACGACCTGTACCAGAACGACGAGGTGAAGAAGATCGCAAAGTATGTGCCGCTGGAGACCCTGCTTGCCGAGAGCGATGTTATCACCCTGCACACCAACGCTACCGAGGAGAACCACCACCTGCTCAACGCCGAGGCCTTTGCCAAGATGAAGCCCGGCGTGACCATCGTGAACACCGCCCGCGGCAAGCTGATCGACAGCGACGCTCTGCTGGCTGCGTTGGAAAGCGGGCAGGTGGGTGCTGCCGGTCTGGACGTGCTGGAAAACGAGAACGGCCTGTACTACTACGACCGCATGGGCGATGTGATCCCCAATCCGGAGCTGGCTGCTCTGCGCGCCATGCCCAACGTGATCCTGACCGACCACACAGCCTTCTACACCTACGAAGACGTAAAGAGCATGGTGCGCGGCGTGCTGGAAAGCGCCGCCGCCTTTGCCGAGGGCTCGCCCACCCGGCATGATGTGACCGACCGCTGA
- a CDS encoding 6-phosphofructokinase has protein sequence MKKRVGILTSGGDCPGLNATIRGVAKALYARMGDNVEIVGIANGYSGLINGDYREMNEDDFRGILTLGGTILGTKRTPFKLMRVVEDDNIDKVAAMKKTYKAAKLDCLLCLGGNGTHKTANLLSQEGLNIIGLPKTIDNDIYGTDVTFGFHTAVDIATDVIDRIHTTAGSHSRVMCIEIMGNKAGWLTLYSGIAGGADIILLPELPYDIDRVCEAVERRAKKGSNFSILAVAEGAINTEEARMKRKDWMAKRAEAGLGTTATNRIAQAVQKKTGMETRVCIPGHMQRGGSPSAYDRVLATQFGSYAAQLVEVERYGVTVAMVNRRVTENRLADIAGKTRNVPENCELLSVARRMGVCLG, from the coding sequence ATGAAAAAACGTGTTGGTATCCTGACTTCCGGCGGCGATTGCCCGGGCCTGAACGCCACCATCCGCGGCGTTGCAAAAGCACTGTACGCCCGCATGGGGGATAACGTGGAGATCGTGGGCATTGCCAACGGTTACAGCGGCCTGATCAACGGCGACTACCGCGAGATGAACGAAGACGACTTCCGCGGCATCCTGACCTTGGGCGGCACCATTCTGGGCACCAAGCGCACCCCCTTCAAGCTGATGCGTGTGGTGGAGGACGACAACATTGATAAAGTCGCCGCCATGAAAAAGACCTACAAGGCGGCGAAGCTGGACTGCCTGCTGTGTCTGGGCGGCAACGGCACCCACAAGACCGCCAACCTGCTTTCGCAGGAGGGGCTGAACATCATCGGTCTGCCCAAGACCATCGACAACGATATCTACGGCACCGATGTGACCTTCGGCTTCCACACCGCTGTGGATATCGCCACTGACGTCATCGACCGCATCCACACCACCGCCGGCAGCCACAGCCGTGTGATGTGCATCGAGATCATGGGCAACAAGGCCGGCTGGCTTACCCTGTACTCCGGCATTGCCGGCGGCGCGGACATCATTCTGTTGCCTGAGCTGCCCTATGATATCGACCGCGTGTGCGAGGCCGTGGAGCGCCGTGCCAAGAAGGGTTCCAACTTCTCCATTCTTGCCGTGGCCGAGGGTGCCATCAACACCGAGGAAGCCCGCATGAAGCGCAAGGACTGGATGGCCAAACGTGCCGAGGCAGGCCTTGGCACCACCGCCACCAACCGCATTGCACAGGCCGTGCAGAAAAAGACCGGCATGGAGACCCGCGTGTGCATCCCCGGTCACATGCAGCGCGGCGGCAGCCCCAGTGCCTACGACCGTGTGCTGGCCACCCAGTTCGGCAGCTATGCCGCACAGCTGGTGGAGGTGGAGCGCTACGGCGTGACCGTGGCCATGGTGAACCGCCGGGTGACCGAGAACCGTCTGGCAGATATTGCCGGTAAGACCCGCAATGTGCCCGAAAACTGCGAGCTGCTGAGCGTGGCGCGCCGCATGGGCGTCTGTCTGGGCTGA
- a CDS encoding HAD family hydrolase translates to MQPNGMIFWDWNGTLMDDVDFTHSCLNWMLETHGYPQRYDLAAYRELFGFPIEDYYRCAGFDFARHPYPELAARFMKHYNAGVSGCAVTAHAVDTLQTLARMGWQQAVLSASRRDYLIEQVSARGLQGFFTELLGLADIYGVSKVQLGTDYLRRTGIDPAACVMVGDTDHDAAVAAAIGATCVLYTGGHQSRARLEKASPYVIDDLAQLPALLETI, encoded by the coding sequence ATGCAGCCAAACGGTATGATCTTCTGGGACTGGAACGGTACCCTGATGGACGATGTGGACTTTACCCACAGCTGCCTAAATTGGATGCTGGAGACCCACGGCTACCCCCAGCGGTACGATCTGGCTGCCTACCGGGAGCTGTTCGGCTTTCCCATCGAGGACTACTACCGCTGTGCCGGGTTCGACTTTGCGCGGCACCCCTACCCGGAACTTGCCGCACGCTTTATGAAGCACTACAACGCCGGTGTGTCCGGCTGCGCTGTAACGGCACACGCCGTTGACACCCTGCAAACGCTGGCCCGCATGGGCTGGCAGCAGGCTGTGCTTTCCGCCTCCCGCCGTGATTACCTGATCGAGCAGGTATCCGCCCGGGGTCTGCAAGGCTTTTTTACCGAGTTGCTCGGCCTTGCGGACATTTACGGCGTAAGCAAGGTACAGCTTGGCACCGATTATCTGCGCCGCACCGGCATCGACCCGGCTGCCTGTGTGATGGTCGGTGACACCGACCACGACGCCGCGGTGGCCGCGGCCATTGGTGCGACCTGTGTGCTGTACACCGGCGGGCACCAGTCCCGCGCCCGGCTGGAAAAGGCCAGTCCCTACGTCATCGACGACCTTGCCCAGCTGCCCGCACTGCTGGAGACGATATGA
- a CDS encoding QueT transporter family protein → MNQNSSVRKLVHCGVVAAIYVVLCLALQPLSYGAVQVRVAEALCLLPVFGAEYIVGVVLGCFLANLLGSTIVDVIFGTLATLLACLVTYKLRNVRFKGLAIAASLPPVLFNAVIIGIEIAVMFPDPTSSAPIWLACITNGISVGIGELISCTVLGVVLVKLIESNAALRKVFVTE, encoded by the coding sequence ATGAATCAGAATTCTTCCGTCCGTAAGCTGGTGCACTGCGGTGTAGTGGCAGCTATCTATGTAGTGCTGTGTCTGGCATTGCAGCCCCTCTCCTATGGTGCTGTGCAGGTGCGCGTGGCTGAGGCTCTGTGCCTGCTGCCCGTGTTCGGTGCCGAGTACATCGTGGGTGTTGTGCTGGGCTGCTTCCTGGCAAACCTGCTGGGCTCCACCATCGTGGATGTGATCTTTGGCACGCTGGCCACCCTGCTGGCCTGTCTGGTCACCTACAAGCTGCGCAATGTGCGCTTCAAGGGTCTGGCCATTGCCGCCAGCCTGCCCCCGGTGCTGTTCAACGCCGTAATCATCGGCATTGAGATTGCCGTGATGTTCCCGGACCCCACGTCCAGCGCACCCATCTGGCTGGCCTGCATCACCAACGGCATCTCGGTGGGCATCGGCGAGCTGATCAGCTGCACCGTGCTGGGCGTTGTGCTGGTAAAGCTGATCGAGAGCAACGCCGCACTGCGCAAGGTGTTTGTGACGGAATAA
- a CDS encoding DegV family protein produces the protein MEMREIMSKIAILTDSSCDIPQEMAEKYGIDIMSFHILLDDVDYVERVDCTNTEFYDKMRAAKGVPSTAAITPIQFCEKYCQYVDEGYTDVIHVPINKSGSSTYNNALMAQGMLREERPEHHLNIHLLDPHTYSMVFGWYLCEMARKLQNGAEIRHVIHEFEQQMNCMEVVLGPYSLRQMKKSGRISAAAAVMGELMGIRPIITLIDGKTKVEAKVRGDEKVVPAMVELCQKRAGDVEDFEYMIGHTNIPQAADLEKACRKAFGKPPLAVFELGGVVSANTGPDTIALTYTGHPRG, from the coding sequence ATGGAAATGAGGGAAATTATGAGCAAGATCGCAATTCTGACTGACTCCTCCTGCGATATCCCGCAGGAGATGGCCGAAAAATACGGCATTGATATCATGAGTTTCCACATCCTGCTGGATGATGTGGACTATGTTGAGCGTGTGGACTGCACCAACACCGAATTCTACGATAAGATGCGCGCGGCAAAGGGCGTGCCCTCTACCGCCGCCATCACGCCCATCCAGTTCTGTGAAAAATACTGCCAGTATGTGGACGAGGGCTACACGGATGTCATTCATGTGCCCATCAACAAGTCCGGCTCCTCCACCTACAACAACGCCCTGATGGCACAGGGGATGCTGCGGGAGGAGCGCCCGGAGCATCACCTGAACATCCATCTGCTGGATCCCCACACCTATTCTATGGTGTTCGGCTGGTATCTGTGCGAGATGGCACGCAAACTGCAGAACGGCGCAGAGATCCGCCACGTCATCCACGAATTTGAACAGCAGATGAACTGCATGGAGGTCGTGCTGGGGCCTTACAGCCTGAGGCAGATGAAAAAGAGCGGCCGCATCTCCGCCGCAGCAGCCGTCATGGGCGAGCTGATGGGCATCCGTCCCATCATTACCCTGATCGACGGCAAGACCAAGGTAGAGGCCAAGGTGCGCGGCGATGAAAAAGTCGTGCCCGCCATGGTGGAGCTGTGCCAGAAGCGCGCCGGGGATGTGGAGGACTTTGAGTATATGATCGGCCACACCAACATCCCGCAGGCCGCAGATCTGGAAAAGGCCTGCCGCAAGGCCTTCGGCAAGCCGCCGCTGGCCGTGTTTGAGCTGGGCGGCGTGGTCTCTGCCAACACCGGCCCCGACACCATAGCGCTGACATATACCGGCCACCCCAGAGGTTAA
- a CDS encoding tRNA (cytidine(34)-2'-O)-methyltransferase, with product MMDKPTLNIVLVEPRIPQNTGNVARTCACTACRLHLVGPMGFAIDDKKLKHAGLDYWHYLDITYYDGLADFFARNNGPYYYFTTKAPQRYTDVQYPDGAYLVFGREDAGLPEALLAENQEHCIRMPMRDTCRSLNLSNSVAVGVYEVLRQWDFPELLDHGHLRDYEWK from the coding sequence ATGATGGACAAGCCGACTTTGAATATCGTTTTGGTAGAGCCCCGCATCCCCCAGAACACCGGCAACGTGGCGCGCACCTGTGCCTGCACCGCCTGCCGTCTGCATCTGGTGGGGCCTATGGGCTTTGCCATTGACGACAAAAAGCTCAAACACGCCGGGCTGGACTACTGGCACTATCTGGACATTACCTATTACGATGGCCTTGCGGACTTTTTTGCCCGCAACAACGGCCCCTACTACTACTTTACCACCAAGGCGCCCCAGCGCTACACCGATGTACAGTACCCGGACGGGGCTTATCTGGTGTTCGGGCGCGAGGACGCCGGTCTGCCGGAAGCGCTGCTTGCGGAAAATCAGGAGCACTGCATCCGCATGCCCATGCGGGACACCTGCCGCAGCCTGAACCTTTCCAACAGCGTGGCGGTGGGCGTGTACGAGGTGCTGCGGCAGTGGGATTTCCCGGAGCTGCTGGATCACGGCCACCTACGAGATTATGAATGGAAATGA
- a CDS encoding bifunctional hydroxymethylpyrimidine kinase/phosphomethylpyrimidine kinase, with the protein MQKPVEPKKILCIHDLSGVGRCSLAVILPVLSVMGFQPVALPTVVLSTHTGGLGTPARMDGSAYGMAALEHYQALELQFDCIYTGYLGGEAQVALAEKAFALWPAAYKVVDPVMGDNGKAYSTVTPALIERIRNLCRAADLILPNYTEAQLLLQQQPVTDELDDAAAQALADALQPLAPSAVVTGLPLGKYIGCAGTGTDRFVIKKLHISRSFPGTGDLYGAVLIGSLLQGNALSAAADNAAEFVSLAIQGTPYTQDTRFGVWFEPLLPRLCPLREEPEDIL; encoded by the coding sequence TTGCAAAAACCCGTTGAACCAAAAAAGATCCTTTGCATCCACGATTTGTCCGGCGTAGGCCGGTGCAGCCTTGCGGTGATCCTGCCCGTGCTTTCGGTCATGGGCTTCCAGCCGGTAGCGCTGCCCACGGTGGTGCTTTCCACCCACACCGGCGGTCTGGGCACCCCCGCCCGGATGGACGGCAGCGCCTACGGCATGGCCGCGCTGGAACACTATCAGGCGCTGGAGCTGCAATTTGATTGTATCTATACCGGCTATCTGGGCGGCGAGGCACAGGTAGCGCTGGCTGAAAAAGCCTTTGCCCTGTGGCCTGCCGCCTACAAGGTGGTAGACCCCGTGATGGGCGATAACGGCAAGGCCTATTCCACCGTTACCCCGGCGCTGATCGAGCGCATCCGCAATCTGTGCCGCGCGGCAGACCTGATTTTGCCCAACTACACCGAAGCGCAGCTGCTTTTGCAGCAGCAGCCCGTCACCGATGAGCTGGACGATGCCGCCGCGCAGGCGCTGGCAGATGCCCTGCAACCGCTGGCCCCCAGTGCGGTGGTCACCGGTCTGCCGCTGGGCAAGTACATCGGCTGTGCCGGTACCGGCACCGACCGCTTCGTCATCAAAAAGCTGCATATCAGCCGCAGCTTCCCCGGCACGGGGGATCTGTACGGTGCTGTGCTCATCGGCTCGCTGCTGCAGGGCAACGCCCTGAGCGCCGCCGCCGATAACGCCGCAGAGTTTGTTTCGCTGGCCATTCAGGGCACGCCTTATACGCAGGACACCCGCTTCGGCGTGTGGTTCGAGCCGCTGCTGCCCCGCCTGTGCCCCCTACGGGAGGAACCTGAGGACATTTTATGA
- a CDS encoding pilin has protein sequence MTTALKRTGAALLTLLMFCVLTLGASAAANTPVGVKFWKEKSDKESMANSGIDSDREASLTRQSNGTYTLTLPVKQVTKLNVTGYLSGLTIGDVTYTGTLTGEIEKGTGILTIKNLPGSVLTGSDVNKSLTVTCNIQMDLSLLGEINTTARMCIWAK, from the coding sequence ATGACTACTGCCTTAAAACGTACCGGCGCTGCCCTGCTGACACTGCTGATGTTCTGTGTGCTCACCTTGGGCGCTTCTGCCGCCGCTAACACTCCCGTGGGAGTCAAATTCTGGAAGGAAAAGTCCGATAAGGAATCCATGGCCAACTCCGGCATTGATTCCGACCGCGAGGCCTCCCTTACCCGCCAGTCCAACGGCACCTATACCCTGACGCTGCCCGTCAAGCAGGTGACCAAGCTCAATGTGACCGGCTACCTGTCCGGCCTGACCATCGGCGATGTGACCTACACCGGCACCCTGACCGGCGAGATCGAAAAGGGCACCGGCATTCTGACCATCAAAAACCTGCCCGGCTCAGTGCTGACCGGCAGTGATGTGAACAAGTCGCTGACCGTGACCTGCAACATCCAGATGGATCTGAGCCTGCTGGGCGAGATCAACACCACCGCCCGGATGTGTATCTGGGCAAAATAA